The Cylindrospermopsis curvispora GIHE-G1 genome contains a region encoding:
- a CDS encoding permease, with translation MISQLNNGFTLFLSLLVEAMPFLLLGVLFSSLLLFFVEERKLVDIMPKNPLLGALFGSMIGFLFPVCECGNVPVARRLLMQGVPTSVAIGFLLAAPTINPIVIWATWTAFRDQPEIVVLRVVLSLSIATIIGFVFSFQKDITPYLQPQIARYLKFNPPAQTEPKTSARQLQEQVTTPSPLLQSGTYILGGKAGISTRLSGNSSQTALKTTNRTLMGKLGLVLDNAIQELRELGAVMVIGSAIAAAIQVLAPRDVILSLGAGPISSILTMLLLATVVSICSTVDSFFALSFASTFTSGSLLAFLVFGPMIDIKGVGLMLSVFKPKALFYLFALAGQLTLLSTLFLNLYIM, from the coding sequence ATGATAAGTCAATTAAATAATGGTTTTACTCTATTTCTAAGTCTGCTGGTCGAGGCAATGCCTTTTTTGCTTTTAGGTGTTTTATTTTCTAGCTTGTTGTTGTTTTTCGTTGAAGAGCGCAAACTTGTAGATATAATGCCTAAAAATCCCCTCCTGGGAGCTTTGTTTGGCAGCATGATTGGCTTTTTATTTCCAGTTTGCGAGTGTGGTAACGTACCAGTAGCTAGACGATTATTAATGCAGGGAGTACCTACGTCAGTTGCTATTGGTTTTTTGCTAGCAGCACCAACTATTAATCCAATTGTGATTTGGGCAACATGGACTGCATTTAGGGATCAACCAGAAATAGTAGTTTTAAGAGTGGTCTTATCTTTATCAATTGCTACTATTATTGGCTTTGTGTTCAGCTTTCAAAAGGATATTACTCCTTACCTGCAACCCCAGATCGCCCGTTATTTGAAATTTAACCCTCCAGCACAGACAGAACCAAAAACCTCAGCAAGACAATTACAAGAACAGGTTACAACTCCCAGTCCCCTTTTACAATCGGGAACCTACATCCTCGGTGGTAAAGCAGGTATATCCACCCGGTTAAGTGGAAATTCTTCTCAAACAGCTCTAAAAACAACCAATAGAACTTTAATGGGGAAACTTGGTCTGGTTTTAGACAATGCTATCCAGGAACTCCGAGAATTGGGAGCTGTAATGGTAATAGGTAGTGCCATAGCGGCTGCTATTCAAGTATTAGCCCCTCGGGATGTGATCCTCAGTTTAGGTGCGGGGCCAATTAGTTCAATTCTTACCATGTTATTACTGGCTACAGTGGTATCAATTTGTTCCACGGTGGACTCCTTCTTTGCCCTCTCCTTCGCTTCAACTTTTACCAGTGGATCTTTATTAGCCTTTCTTGTCTTTGGTCCAATGATTGACATTAAAGGTGTGGGATTAATGTTATCAGTTTTTAAACCAAAGGCTCTGTTTTACTTATTTGCCTTAGCAGGTCAACTGACACTTTTATCTACTTTGTTTTTAAATCTCTACATCATGTAG
- a CDS encoding Ig-like domain-containing protein — MTKTYKSILSFSQLDRAAIAVILVLGLLIGITIAQGDGVKPTVRSFSWQDRQIGAEDTAFSLVFSRPMDTKSVEDNLQITPPLAGKISWAGKRMVYTLLTPAPYGTNYQVSLNKAKDKFSRSQNKNRLIKSFTGSFSTRNRALVYIGTSPQEYGRLVLYNLTQEQKTILTPRDLIVMDFEPFPMGDKILFSARASNNPDLLSAQIYTVTTGIANGQEEKSEPAGKLGLMLDNQEYQNLKFDLSPDGVTLVVQRGKKDNPGDFGLWYSSLDNLDSNGKVILKRLEGKPAGDFIITPDSKAVAVAQGQGTAILSLAGDTSKPLDFLPQFGLVQAFSKDGSQAAMVKFNGDYTKDLFLVTNQGVQKPLLKTSGSILYCSFDPSSPTLYCLLTSLVSQDKYVEQPYLVAINLDTKKYKPILMLPVGQRNVQMSLAPDGLAVLFDQTVPISNNTLSLPPSILKTDDGEAIAKSSLWFMPLLPIAEDQAKSLIKPEALPIDGFNPVWLP, encoded by the coding sequence ATGACTAAAACCTATAAATCTATTTTGTCTTTTTCACAATTAGATCGTGCGGCGATCGCCGTGATATTAGTGTTAGGCTTGTTGATTGGAATAACCATTGCTCAGGGGGATGGTGTAAAACCCACTGTGCGCAGTTTTAGTTGGCAAGATCGACAAATTGGTGCGGAAGATACTGCATTTAGTCTGGTCTTTAGTCGTCCCATGGATACCAAAAGTGTGGAGGATAATTTGCAAATTACCCCACCACTAGCTGGTAAAATCAGCTGGGCGGGGAAAAGGATGGTTTACACACTATTAACACCAGCTCCCTATGGCACAAATTATCAAGTTTCGTTAAATAAAGCCAAGGACAAATTTTCCCGCAGTCAGAATAAAAACAGATTAATCAAATCCTTTACCGGAAGTTTTTCTACTCGCAATCGTGCGTTAGTTTATATTGGTACGAGTCCCCAGGAATATGGCAGGTTGGTTCTTTATAACTTAACCCAAGAGCAGAAAACCATACTTACCCCTAGAGATTTAATTGTTATGGACTTTGAGCCATTTCCTATGGGAGATAAAATCCTGTTTTCCGCTCGTGCGAGTAATAATCCAGATTTACTGTCGGCGCAAATTTATACAGTGACCACAGGAATAGCTAACGGACAAGAAGAAAAGTCAGAACCAGCAGGTAAACTGGGTTTAATGTTGGACAATCAGGAGTATCAAAACCTCAAGTTTGACTTGTCCCCTGATGGAGTGACCCTTGTGGTTCAAAGAGGTAAAAAAGATAATCCTGGAGATTTTGGACTATGGTATTCATCCCTGGATAACCTAGATTCTAATGGAAAAGTAATACTAAAACGCTTAGAAGGTAAACCAGCAGGTGACTTTATCATTACACCGGATAGCAAAGCAGTAGCAGTTGCCCAAGGACAAGGAACTGCGATTTTATCCCTAGCAGGGGATACAAGTAAACCATTGGACTTTTTACCTCAGTTTGGTTTGGTACAAGCTTTCTCTAAAGATGGTTCCCAAGCTGCTATGGTAAAATTTAATGGCGATTACACTAAAGATTTATTCTTGGTTACCAATCAGGGAGTTCAGAAACCATTACTAAAAACTTCAGGATCCATACTTTATTGCAGTTTTGATCCTTCCTCACCCACTCTATACTGCTTGTTAACTAGTTTAGTATCACAAGATAAATATGTGGAACAACCTTACCTAGTGGCGATCAATCTGGATACAAAAAAGTACAAACCAATTTTAATGTTACCCGTAGGACAAAGAAATGTACAAATGAGCCTGGCTCCCGATGGTTTAGCAGTTTTGTTTGACCAAACTGTACCTATAAGTAATAACACCCTTTCCTTACCACCTAGTATCTTGAAAACTGATGATGGAGAGGCGATCGCCAAAAGTAGTCTATGGTTCATGCCCCTACTACCGATTGCTGAAGATCAAGCCAAGTCTCTGATTAAACCGGAAGCACTTCCCATAGATGGGTTTAACCCGGTATGGCTCCCATAA
- a CDS encoding TIGR03943 family putative permease subunit, translating to MSSLRNAKSLTINHLLSWLEVVAIAAWGVLILKYWLTDKLNLLIHPDFFWLVIVAAIGLLTMSFCKSLQLWHKIPPDQITSGEQHINVFPPGWSSSLLLVAAVLGFIISPQVFASQTALNREVTEILGATRTQPQAFRANTRPEERTLIDWVRILSAYPEPDAYTGQKVKVQGFVIHSQELNLDHLILARFVITCCAADVYPAGLPVQLPTNRDQYPPDTWLEVEGQMITSNIADKRRLTIKANSIHQIPQPKNPYSY from the coding sequence ATGAGTTCACTACGAAATGCTAAATCCCTAACCATTAATCATTTACTCTCTTGGTTAGAAGTAGTAGCCATTGCTGCTTGGGGAGTGCTAATCTTGAAATACTGGCTAACTGATAAACTGAATCTCTTAATTCATCCTGATTTCTTTTGGTTAGTCATTGTAGCTGCTATTGGTTTACTGACCATGAGTTTTTGTAAAAGTTTACAACTTTGGCACAAAATTCCTCCTGATCAAATCACCAGTGGTGAACAACATATTAATGTGTTTCCCCCTGGATGGAGTAGCAGCTTGCTATTAGTTGCTGCGGTTTTAGGATTTATTATTAGTCCTCAAGTCTTTGCTTCCCAAACAGCACTGAATAGAGAAGTTACCGAAATACTAGGAGCAACACGGACTCAACCCCAGGCCTTTCGTGCTAACACCCGTCCAGAAGAGCGAACTCTAATAGATTGGGTAAGAATACTCAGTGCCTATCCGGAACCGGACGCTTATACTGGACAGAAGGTCAAAGTCCAAGGGTTTGTGATTCACTCCCAGGAACTCAATCTAGACCATCTTATCTTAGCTAGGTTTGTGATTACTTGTTGTGCTGCGGACGTTTATCCCGCTGGATTACCTGTCCAACTCCCCACTAATCGCGACCAATATCCCCCAGATACCTGGTTAGAAGTGGAAGGACAAATGATCACGTCCAATATTGCCGATAAACGCCGACTCACTATTAAGGCTAATTCTATCCACCAAATTCCCCAGCCCAAAAATCCTTATAGTTATTAG
- a CDS encoding RNA-guided endonuclease InsQ/TnpB family protein: MVDGLHLKSLNQWYNKSVAKLKSDKPQGFWSNRLAAITEKRNRQMRDAVNKAARIVVNHCIENKIGAIVFGWNKGQKDSIDLGSKNNQKFVQIPTARLKDRIAQLCKQYGIDFIETEESYTSQSSFFDCDNIPKFGEKPEGWKASGKRVSRGVYETSDGFKINADCNGAANILKKVAVMLGIDLSGISRGCLSQPQKVRLWTLQKSPCLQTGEA, encoded by the coding sequence ATTGTTGATGGACTTCATTTAAAAAGTTTAAATCAGTGGTACAACAAATCAGTAGCTAAACTTAAAAGTGATAAACCGCAAGGTTTTTGGTCTAACAGATTAGCTGCTATTACCGAAAAAAGAAACCGACAAATGCGTGATGCAGTTAACAAAGCTGCAAGAATAGTCGTTAACCACTGTATTGAAAATAAGATTGGTGCTATTGTTTTTGGATGGAATAAAGGACAAAAAGATAGTATTGATTTGGGGTCTAAAAACAATCAGAAGTTTGTCCAAATTCCCACAGCAAGATTAAAAGACCGTATTGCTCAATTATGTAAACAATACGGAATAGATTTTATTGAAACAGAAGAATCATACACTTCTCAATCATCGTTTTTTGATTGCGACAATATACCTAAATTCGGTGAAAAACCCGAAGGGTGGAAAGCAAGCGGGAAACGAGTTAGTCGTGGAGTATATGAAACTTCTGATGGGTTCAAAATTAATGCGGACTGTAATGGTGCTGCTAATATTTTGAAAAAAGTAGCGGTGATGCTAGGAATTGATCTTAGCGGAATCAGTAGAGGCTGTTTAAGCCAGCCTCAGAAAGTTCGTTTATGGACTCTTCAGAAATCTCCGTGTCTTCAGACCGGAGAAGCTTAA
- the ccsB gene encoding c-type cytochrome biogenesis protein CcsB — translation MNLVVLQNWLDNASFAILFCTMLIYWVGTAFPSLSITAALGTAGMAIANLSIAALLTARWIEAGYFPLSNLYESLFFLTWGITAIHLIAEYTSRSRLVGVVTAPVAMGITAFATLTLPSQMQNSEPLVPALKSNWLMMHVSVMMLSYSALMVGSLLAIAFLIVTQGQNIELQGSSVGNGGYRTNGYKLLKPQELIMEGSGGEKNGFARVESNQNGNGYGTAVLEVVKADHISPVTTLSPQRLTLAETLDNISYRVIGLGFPLLTIGIIAGGVWANEAWGSYWSWDPKETWALITWLVFAAYLHARITRGWQGRKPAILAAGGFLVVWTCYLGVNLLGKGLHSYGWFF, via the coding sequence ATGAATCTGGTTGTACTCCAGAATTGGCTAGATAATGCTTCCTTTGCTATTTTGTTCTGTACCATGCTGATATATTGGGTGGGGACGGCTTTTCCCAGTTTGTCCATCACCGCAGCACTGGGAACCGCTGGAATGGCCATTGCCAATTTGTCCATTGCTGCTCTATTAACAGCAAGATGGATAGAGGCGGGTTATTTCCCTTTGAGTAATCTTTATGAATCCCTATTTTTTCTCACCTGGGGAATTACTGCTATTCATCTAATTGCCGAGTATACTAGTCGTAGCAGATTGGTAGGGGTAGTAACTGCTCCTGTAGCTATGGGCATTACCGCTTTTGCCACCCTCACCCTACCATCGCAAATGCAGAATTCAGAACCACTAGTACCAGCTCTCAAGTCTAACTGGCTAATGATGCACGTCAGTGTGATGATGTTAAGCTACTCAGCTTTAATGGTAGGTTCTTTACTGGCGATCGCATTTTTAATTGTCACCCAGGGTCAAAATATTGAATTACAGGGTAGTTCGGTAGGTAATGGTGGTTATCGTACGAATGGTTATAAACTGCTCAAACCCCAGGAATTAATAATGGAAGGTTCTGGAGGAGAAAAGAATGGTTTTGCCCGGGTAGAAAGCAATCAAAATGGTAATGGATATGGTACAGCGGTTTTAGAAGTGGTGAAAGCGGACCATATATCACCAGTTACAACCCTTTCTCCCCAACGTCTGACCCTAGCGGAAACCTTGGACAACATTAGCTATCGGGTAATTGGTCTTGGTTTTCCCCTACTAACAATAGGTATTATTGCTGGTGGGGTATGGGCCAATGAGGCCTGGGGTTCCTATTGGAGTTGGGATCCTAAAGAAACTTGGGCCCTAATTACCTGGTTGGTTTTTGCTGCTTACCTTCACGCCAGAATTACCCGTGGTTGGCAAGGGAGAAAACCAGCAATTTTAGCAGCTGGTGGTTTTTTAGTGGTTTGGACCTGCTATTTAGGCGTAAATCTATTGGGTAAAGGCTTACATTCCTACGGTTGGTTTTTCTAA
- a CDS encoding chorismate lyase, which produces MTTTIAPPISKLPTSWHPLQPIWQGEEEEIQGGLPHTQLAPPWQLLLLGDGSPTKHLQLLTCEPIEVDVIDMSFVGMDLDQAPNLIETVPGPRLRRQVWLKTSSGQRLGYATSWWEASHVDEFLQNRSLPIWASLARIRTELYRDIRGIYCGYSDGLQLGFGQPGPFWGRHYLFWHRGKPLTLIYEVFSPYLTKYLGETVVSTSPVDLSRL; this is translated from the coding sequence TTGACTACTACTATTGCTCCCCCAATCAGCAAGTTGCCAACCAGTTGGCATCCTCTCCAACCCATTTGGCAAGGTGAGGAAGAGGAAATTCAAGGAGGACTGCCACACACCCAATTAGCTCCCCCATGGCAGTTGTTATTATTGGGTGATGGTTCCCCCACTAAACATCTACAATTACTCACCTGTGAACCAATAGAAGTGGACGTAATTGATATGTCATTTGTGGGCATGGATTTAGATCAGGCTCCCAATTTAATTGAAACCGTACCGGGCCCAAGATTACGACGACAGGTATGGCTAAAGACATCATCCGGTCAAAGATTGGGTTATGCTACATCTTGGTGGGAGGCCAGTCATGTAGATGAATTTTTGCAAAACCGCTCTCTACCAATTTGGGCAAGTTTAGCAAGAATTCGTACAGAATTGTATAGGGACATTCGGGGAATTTATTGCGGTTACTCGGATGGGCTACAGTTAGGTTTTGGGCAACCAGGACCTTTTTGGGGTCGCCATTACTTGTTTTGGCATCGCGGAAAACCTTTAACCTTAATTTATGAGGTTTTCTCACCCTATTTAACTAAATACTTGGGTGAAACTGTGGTATCCACTTCACCAGTGGATTTGAGTAGGTTGTAG
- a CDS encoding coiled-coil domain-containing protein has translation MVDPEIQQLVTLNQELKNVNNDLCRKLEKLSKELGEAEKILQWQKKRSSVSESMLNQQNQEITAAQERIQSLSQQLETALRNMESQEMFIETHKAESQLNQQRIAQLERECTLLQTKCSEQSQQLLHSENTCRELGMRLLRQQRQTLQFKAALEKCLDNPGFSDQEIDDNACYLDGNSEDSRFYKKVQSLLLHREPIRPWSAMDYVESEFNQPTNENTENTMDVSEEISHVDQRLEDILSVFFASNPDLSSTSDISHTNRTNNTKETSIKGESTSFLGDGLTVQNLDSNPEENEPRLTMIPESPKNMNNLPTVNLSSDNTINTSDQQNNYDLQWSIHNLSNNFSPVELLEQDSEQKSPSPLIYPGRTVKVRKTLAAVELPNFPPQSQNQDAAR, from the coding sequence ATGGTAGATCCAGAAATACAACAGTTAGTAACCTTAAATCAAGAACTAAAAAATGTTAACAATGATTTATGTCGAAAATTGGAGAAATTAAGCAAGGAATTAGGGGAAGCGGAAAAAATTCTACAGTGGCAAAAAAAACGCTCCAGCGTCAGCGAATCCATGTTAAACCAGCAGAATCAGGAGATAACAGCTGCTCAAGAGCGAATACAGTCTCTTTCCCAACAATTGGAAACTGCTTTGCGGAATATGGAAAGTCAGGAGATGTTTATCGAAACCCATAAAGCAGAATCACAACTAAATCAACAAAGAATCGCCCAACTAGAAAGAGAATGTACCCTCCTACAAACTAAGTGTAGTGAACAGTCTCAACAGTTACTACATTCAGAGAATACCTGTCGTGAATTAGGTATGCGACTTTTAAGACAACAGCGTCAAACCTTACAGTTTAAAGCTGCTTTAGAAAAGTGTTTAGATAATCCTGGTTTTAGTGATCAAGAGATAGATGATAATGCTTGTTATTTAGATGGAAATTCGGAGGACAGTAGATTTTATAAAAAAGTGCAGTCTTTATTATTACACAGGGAACCCATTAGACCTTGGTCAGCAATGGACTATGTGGAGTCAGAATTTAACCAACCTACTAATGAAAATACAGAAAACACAATGGATGTCTCTGAGGAGATTTCCCATGTAGATCAGAGATTGGAAGATATTCTGTCCGTGTTTTTTGCTTCTAATCCGGACTTGTCAAGTACATCAGATATATCACATACCAATCGGACAAATAACACCAAGGAGACCAGTATCAAAGGTGAGAGTACCTCTTTTCTGGGTGATGGATTGACAGTCCAAAATTTAGATTCCAATCCGGAGGAAAATGAACCCAGACTAACCATGATTCCAGAAAGTCCAAAAAATATGAATAATTTACCCACAGTTAACTTGTCATCTGATAATACCATAAATACCAGTGACCAACAAAATAATTACGATCTACAATGGTCAATTCATAATTTGTCTAATAACTTCTCCCCTGTGGAACTTTTAGAGCAAGATTCAGAACAGAAATCACCCTCACCTTTGATTTACCCTGGTCGAACGGTTAAAGT